From Corticium candelabrum chromosome 13, ooCorCand1.1, whole genome shotgun sequence, a single genomic window includes:
- the LOC134188421 gene encoding ADP-ribosylation factor-like protein 1, producing MGGVFSRLFEALWGPKEYRILILGLDGAGKTTILYRLQVGEVVTTIPTIGFNVESVTYKNLKFQVWDLGGQTSIRPYWRCYYANTDCVIYVVDCVDRERLGIAKSELVAMLEEEELKSSLLLVFANKQDMDGAMSPAEVSAALGLSALKSRTWQIFKTSALKGEGLDEAMEWLVNALKTK from the exons ATGG GAGGAGTGTTTTCAAGGCTTTTTGAGGCATTATGGGGTCCCAAGGAATATCGGATACTGATCTTGGGTTTAGACGGTGCAGGAAAAACAACTATTCTCTATAG GTTGCAAGTTGGTGAAGTAGTAACTACGATTCCAA CTATCGGTTTCAATGTGGAGTCGGTGACCtacaaaaatttgaaatttcaAG TTTGGGATCTTGGTGGACAAACAAGCATTCG TCCGTACTGGAGATGTTACTATGCCAACACTGATTGTGTGATTTATGTTGTTGATTGCGTGGATCGGGAGAGACTAGGTATAGCAAAGTCAGAGTTGGTCGCAATGCTGGAAGAAGAGGAGTTGAAGAGTTCGCTTTTACTTGTATTTGCCAACAAACAG GATATGGATGGCGCAATGTCTCCTGCAGAAGTGTCAGCCGCTCTTGGTTTATCAGCGCTAAAGAGCAGAACTTGGCAAATATTTAAAACATCGGCACTGAAAGGAGAAGGACTGGATGAAGCAATGGAATG
- the LOC134188419 gene encoding cathepsin D-like has translation MSQAVPILIALFTLCSSLTHVPLYRMKSPRRTLADMKDFEAFLRARYGARDESVNASKHGNDDLLLHNYDDIQYYGPISIGTPPQSFQVVFDTGSSNLWVPSSTCKSSDIACQLHNKYDHSKSSTYKKNGTEFGIKYGSGSMTGFLSTDSVKIGNVTVNGCTFAEATQEPGESFVVAKFDGILGLAFVTIAVDHVLPPFYEMVRQKLIGKGVFAFYLDNNPNGKLGGELDLGGEDPRHYTGNITYANVTKEGYWQFTLDKIAVGGKGEFCGSSCQAIADTGTSLIVGPTSQINVLQQYIGAENIGGQYTVDCNAIDSLPNVTFTIAGRGFSLTGKQYILKIKSKDATLCLSGFQGMDLPAGELWILGDVFISQYYTIFDLDNKRVGFADSK, from the exons ATGTCTCAAGCGGTGCCGATTCTAATCGCTCTGTTCACTCTCTGCAGCTCACTAACCCA CGTTCCTCTCTATCGCATGAAATCTCCACGCCGCACTCTCGCGGATATGAAAGATTTCGAGGCTTTTTTGCGTGCTCGCTATGGCGCACGTGACGAGAGCGTGAATGCAAGCAAACATGGAAACGACGACCTGCTGCTTCACAACTATGATGAT ATACAATACTATGGTCCCATTAGTATTGGAACTCCACCACAGTCATTTCAGGTTGTGTTTGACACAGGATCATCCAACCTGTGGGTTCCATCGTCGACTTGTAAATCCAGTGATATTGCTTGCC AGCTTCATAACAAATATGATCACAGCAAGTCAAGTACGTACAAGAAAAATGGAACCGAGTTTGGAATTAAATACGGGAGTGGCAGCATGACTGGATTTCTTAGTACTGACAGTGTGAAG ATTGGGAATGTGACGGTCAACGGTTGCACTTTTGCTGAGGCAACTCAAGAACCCGGAGAGTCATTTGTAGTAGCAAAGTTTGATGGAATTCTTGGACTGGCGTTTGTCACGATTGCAGTCGATCACGTTTTACCACCTTTTTATGAAATGGTCAGACAGAAGCTCATTGGAAAAGGTGTATTCGCTTTCTATCTTGACAA TAATCCGAATGGCAAGTTGGGTGGGGAGCTGGATCTGGGAGGAGAAGACCCAAGGCACTATACTGGAAACATCACGTATGCGAATGTTACAAAGGAGGGATATTGGCAGTTTACACTTGACAA GATTGCTGTTGGTGGAAAAGGAGAATTCTGTGGTAGCAGCTGCCAAGCTATTGCTGACACTGGGACGTCTCTTATTGTTGGTCCGACATCACAGATCAACGTTTTGCAACAGTACATAGGAGCCGAGAATATTGGCGGACAA TATACTGTTGACTGCAATGCTATTGACTCTCTGCCAAACGTCACGTTTACTATTGCAGGCAGGGGATTTAGTCTCACTGGCAAACAGTATATACTGAAG ATAAAATCAAAGGATGCTACTCTGTGTCTAAGTGGATTCCAAGGAATGGATCTTCCAGCAGGAGAACTGTGGATTTTGGGTGATGTCTTCATTAGCCAGTACTACACGATATTTGATCTTGACAACAAGAGAGTCGGATTTGCCGACTCAAAGTGA